GTCAATTACATCTGGTAGAGACGCACGGCCGTGCGTCTCTACCAGATGGCATTCAAAACTCGCAAGCCTTGCCAGCGAATATTCTAGACAAGACTCTTTCAAATCTCTTTGACTTTATAGACAAACACTAATTATGATTTTGTAAACGAGTACAGGGGAGGACAAATTATAAAAAATTATTTTTAATGAAATTTTTGATTTTTTAAAAAATTTTATATCTTACCCCATTCAAAAATGGATGAAATATATGGAACCATTATCCCATCATGTCATGGAAACCCCAGCCTGCTTTCCTTGAGACATGATCTATAAAATGTAAATACACCGATACGGACGTTATTTATGGATTCGCAGATTCCAGACCATAATGGTCGTATCAAAGGTTTTTTAAACATGCTGACCTGTTAATTATGAATCATGAGGGAAATATAGACGATTCCTGGCTGATTGAGCGAATCAGGGAAGGAGAGGAATTTGCTTTCGAGTGTGTCTTTAAATGCTATTACACAAGGCTTTATCTATATGCCTTAAAATATGTTAAGGACAGCCAGACTGCCGAAGGGGTGGTTTTACGGGTTCTTGAAAGGTTATGGGAGAAAAGGGAGCAGATCTCCATCGATCAGAGCCTTTCTTCTTATTTATTCCAATCGGTGTATCACGAATCACTGGATCATCTTAAAAGTTTCCACCACCGGCAGAAACCTACCGAGTATCAATACCTGGAAGACAACAGCACCCCCGATGACAATTTTCTTGCCCAATTTTATGCCGATGAGCTTGAGGAAAGGATCAAACAAGGCATCAAACAACTTCCGGACAAATGCCGGTATATTTTTTATTTGAGCCGGTATAAAGGCCTGTCTCATAAAGAAATTGCAGAAAAACTGGATATCTCGTTTCATACGGTAAAGCATCAGATCGGCATCGCACTGGAAAAGTTAAGCGAATTGCTTGATAATGAAGAATAAATTATAAATTCACAGTACCTTACGGGGCAAGTTTTGCCAAAAAAAGCAAGAATTTGACCGGTAAGGTACTACTATTTTAAAGGACAAGCTTGAAAAAAATCCTTC
This genomic window from Bacteroidales bacterium contains:
- a CDS encoding RNA polymerase sigma-70 factor produces the protein MNHEGNIDDSWLIERIREGEEFAFECVFKCYYTRLYLYALKYVKDSQTAEGVVLRVLERLWEKREQISIDQSLSSYLFQSVYHESLDHLKSFHHRQKPTEYQYLEDNSTPDDNFLAQFYADELEERIKQGIKQLPDKCRYIFYLSRYKGLSHKEIAEKLDISFHTVKHQIGIALEKLSELLDNEE